A part of Propioniciclava coleopterorum genomic DNA contains:
- a CDS encoding YcjF family protein, with the protein MTQFFTESFRSEFDKQASMMGRFNLGVFGKTGVGKSTLINAVFGEEVAATGIGEPVTKDSHLYVGVQGTLGLIDTRGIEIGRDDRTLVKEIRTFVTNQRKLPLTEQMHAAWYCVRALDRRFEEAEAEVIRTLADLEVPVMLVFTQVPVRDGAVHPDAAALADHVASLDLPIVGGRPFMTYAMRDSFTGQPAYGLMELLNATFLVVPDAVHAALAAAQKIDLDLKARQANRTIGASVAGAAAAAAVPIPFSSAAVLVPIQLAMMARIAQLYSVPFDRAALLAIASTSIATTAGRSAVTGLLQLIPGAGTVAGGAINASVASGFTLAMGQAWLAVCQRVAAGQLGRLGEALDSDAVKQLFEEEFRKRAPRVRKDG; encoded by the coding sequence GTGACGCAGTTCTTCACCGAGTCGTTCCGGTCCGAGTTCGACAAGCAGGCCTCCATGATGGGGCGGTTCAACCTGGGGGTCTTCGGCAAGACCGGGGTGGGCAAGTCCACCCTGATCAACGCCGTGTTCGGCGAGGAGGTCGCCGCCACCGGCATCGGCGAACCCGTGACCAAGGACTCCCACCTCTACGTCGGCGTCCAGGGCACGCTGGGTCTGATCGACACCCGCGGCATCGAGATCGGCCGCGACGACCGGACGCTGGTCAAGGAGATCCGGACGTTCGTCACCAACCAGCGCAAGCTGCCGCTGACCGAGCAGATGCACGCTGCCTGGTACTGCGTCCGCGCGCTGGACCGCCGGTTCGAGGAGGCCGAGGCCGAGGTGATCCGGACGCTGGCCGACCTCGAGGTGCCGGTGATGCTGGTGTTCACCCAGGTGCCGGTCCGCGACGGGGCCGTCCACCCGGACGCCGCGGCGCTCGCCGACCACGTCGCCTCCCTGGACCTGCCCATCGTCGGCGGCCGCCCGTTCATGACCTACGCGATGAGGGACTCGTTCACGGGTCAGCCGGCCTACGGCTTGATGGAGCTGTTGAACGCCACCTTTCTGGTTGTCCCAGATGCGGTCCACGCTGCCCTCGCGGCCGCGCAGAAGATCGATCTGGACCTCAAGGCGCGACAGGCGAACCGGACCATAGGCGCGTCCGTGGCCGGCGCCGCCGCCGCGGCCGCGGTCCCGATCCCGTTCAGCTCCGCCGCCGTGCTGGTGCCGATCCAACTCGCGATGATGGCCCGGATCGCGCAGCTGTACAGCGTGCCGTTCGACCGGGCCGCCCTGCTGGCGATCGCGTCCACGTCGATCGCCACGACCGCCGGGCGCTCGGCCGTGACGGGGCTGTTGCAGCTCATCCCGGGCGCGGGCACCGTCGCGGGTGGCGCGATCAACGCGTCGGTGGCGTCCGGCTTCACCCTCGCCATGGGGCAGGCGTGGCTCGCCGTGTGCCAGCGCGTGGCGGCCGGCCAGCTCGGACGCCTGGGCGAGGCCCTCGATTCCGACGCCGTGAAGCAGCTCTTCGAGGAGGAGTTCCGCAAGCGCGCACCGCGCGTCCGCAAGGACGGCTGA
- a CDS encoding OmpA family protein, which yields MEQVLPKQDICGFVITLADGVLFDFDKSDIRPDAAGVLDDLGTAMTSVTATDAEVSGHTDAIGTDAHNQDLSQRRADSVVDALKERGVSTALTARGYGEARPVAPNELNGKDNPAGRQLNRRVEVFVRV from the coding sequence GTGGAGCAGGTACTGCCCAAGCAGGACATCTGCGGCTTCGTGATCACGCTCGCCGACGGCGTCCTGTTCGACTTCGACAAGTCCGACATCCGCCCGGACGCCGCAGGGGTGCTGGACGACCTCGGCACCGCCATGACGTCGGTGACCGCCACCGACGCCGAGGTGAGCGGCCACACCGACGCGATCGGCACCGACGCCCACAACCAGGACCTGTCCCAGCGCCGGGCCGACTCGGTCGTCGACGCGCTCAAGGAGCGCGGCGTCAGCACCGCGCTCACCGCCCGCGGGTACGGCGAGGCGCGGCCCGTCGCGCCGAACGAGCTGAACGGCAAGGACAACCCGGCGGGTCGCCAGCTCAACCGCCGGGTGGAGGTCTTCGTCCGGGTCTGA
- a CDS encoding response regulator transcription factor, translating into MSHDAAPVRLLLVDDDEAITGGLAPLLSREGFAVTVAADGAAALDRLAAGGTDIVVLDVMMPGLDGREVLRRVRASGSAVPVVLLTSVGEASERARALDEGADDYLNKPFDAGELVSRVRAVLRRSRPGRPTLASASTLTAGPLTWDRVGRRAHLAGRELVVTPKALALLDYLMTHPDELLTRQRLLEVVWGFDDLIGTRAVDHRIAELRRVLGEDAASPRWIQTVPGSGYRFVADVADGR; encoded by the coding sequence ATGTCGCATGACGCGGCGCCCGTCCGGCTCCTCCTGGTCGACGACGACGAGGCGATCACGGGCGGGCTCGCGCCGCTGCTGAGCCGCGAGGGCTTCGCCGTGACCGTCGCCGCCGACGGCGCCGCGGCGCTCGACCGGCTCGCCGCCGGCGGCACCGACATCGTCGTGCTCGACGTCATGATGCCCGGCCTCGACGGCCGCGAGGTGCTGCGGCGCGTGCGCGCGTCTGGCTCGGCGGTCCCCGTCGTCCTGCTGACCTCGGTCGGCGAGGCGTCCGAGCGGGCCCGCGCGCTGGACGAGGGCGCCGACGACTACCTCAACAAGCCCTTCGACGCGGGCGAGCTCGTCTCGCGGGTGCGTGCCGTGCTGCGCCGCAGCCGCCCCGGGCGCCCCACGCTCGCCAGCGCGTCCACCCTGACCGCCGGCCCGCTCACCTGGGATCGGGTCGGGCGACGCGCCCACCTGGCGGGCCGCGAACTGGTCGTGACGCCGAAGGCGCTGGCGCTGCTGGACTACCTGATGACGCACCCCGACGAACTCCTCACCCGGCAGCGCCTGCTGGAGGTGGTGTGGGGGTTCGACGACCTGATCGGGACCCGGGCCGTCGACCACCGGATCGCCGAACTGCGCCGCGTTCTGGGCGAGGACGCCGCGAGTCCCCGCTGGATCCAGACGGTGCCGGGCTCGGGTTACCGCTTCGTCGCCGACGTCGCGGACGGGCGCTGA
- a CDS encoding sensor histidine kinase has protein sequence MPGPARFAVVAGLVGGAVTLLTWWLTPGITVNVAANPALVTALLTMLVIVVGVVPGWWRRVGRRHDAALAGQRAELTARAEAREAAARSSVEQRLTAERARLLGRIDHELKNPVMATDLALGRLRAAQAGSAEASEALETIATQSGRFAALLQSLRKITDVEHRELDLESVDLAGLLRLVHDEAQGTAAGASRHWTLALPQAPWPLPHVTADHDLLYLAVHNLVDNAVKYTRPGDRIEIRAAESSGGVSVEVADTGSGIPDAEVAGVWDELSRASTARGVAGQGLGLALVRSVVQRHGGRVALRSRVGTGTSAGFWLPQSAPATRDAAPTTTPSTPAPADAGPRPQEKPA, from the coding sequence GTGCCCGGCCCCGCCCGGTTCGCCGTCGTCGCCGGCCTCGTCGGGGGCGCGGTCACCCTGCTCACGTGGTGGCTGACGCCGGGCATCACGGTCAACGTCGCGGCCAACCCGGCGCTGGTGACCGCGCTGCTCACGATGCTCGTGATCGTCGTGGGCGTCGTCCCCGGCTGGTGGCGACGCGTCGGACGCCGCCACGACGCCGCCCTGGCCGGGCAGCGCGCGGAACTCACCGCCCGGGCCGAGGCCCGGGAGGCGGCGGCCCGCAGCAGCGTCGAGCAGCGCCTCACCGCTGAGCGCGCACGGCTGCTGGGACGCATCGACCACGAGCTCAAGAACCCGGTGATGGCGACCGACCTGGCGCTGGGCCGGCTGCGGGCGGCCCAGGCTGGCTCCGCGGAGGCGTCCGAGGCGCTGGAGACGATCGCCACCCAGTCGGGGCGGTTCGCCGCCCTCCTGCAGAGCCTGCGCAAGATCACCGACGTGGAGCACCGCGAGCTCGACCTGGAGAGCGTCGACCTCGCGGGCCTGCTGCGCCTCGTGCACGACGAGGCGCAGGGCACCGCAGCCGGCGCCTCCCGGCACTGGACGCTGGCGTTGCCGCAGGCCCCCTGGCCGCTGCCGCACGTGACCGCGGATCACGACCTGCTCTACCTCGCCGTGCACAACCTGGTCGACAACGCCGTCAAGTACACCCGCCCGGGCGACCGGATCGAGATCCGGGCCGCCGAGTCCTCCGGCGGCGTCTCGGTCGAGGTGGCCGACACCGGCTCCGGCATCCCGGACGCCGAGGTGGCCGGCGTCTGGGACGAGCTGTCGCGTGCGTCCACCGCCCGCGGCGTCGCCGGGCAGGGCCTCGGCCTGGCGCTGGTCCGCTCCGTCGTGCAGCGGCACGGGGGGCGGGTGGCGCTACGGTCGCGCGTCGGCACCGGCACCTCGGCCGGCTTCTGGCTCCCGCAGTCCGCCCCCGCCACCCGGGACGCCGCGCCCACGACCACCCCTTCCACCCCCGCTCCGGCCGACGCCGGACCCCGCCCCCAGGAGAAGCCCGCATGA
- a CDS encoding Gfo/Idh/MocA family protein — protein sequence MDTVRWGIIGVGDVTEAKSGPGFQRAAGSELVAVMRRSPGMAQDYAARHGVPRWYSDADALIHDPEVDAVYVATPPDSHADYAIRVARAGKPVYVEKPMARTAAECRAMIDASASAHAPLFVAYYRRAMPRFVQAAEVAHADLGELRTVTVRLRRPAAQDAALPWRLDPAVAGGGLFVDLASHTLDWLDHALGPLGDVHGVATHPLAGPGSAETSVAASFRIGDITGTGSWDFASDGVEDLIEIGGTAGTLRLSSFGTEPLQLTRGATTTTIEAPYPDVVQQPLIQQIVDHLTGRGSTPVSTGATALRTATVVDTVLAGYRAEHGIRFV from the coding sequence ATGGACACCGTGCGGTGGGGGATCATCGGCGTCGGCGACGTCACCGAGGCCAAGAGCGGACCAGGCTTCCAGCGGGCCGCGGGTTCGGAACTCGTCGCCGTGATGCGACGCTCGCCTGGGATGGCGCAGGACTACGCGGCCCGGCACGGCGTGCCGCGCTGGTACTCCGACGCGGACGCCCTCATCCACGACCCCGAGGTGGACGCCGTCTACGTGGCCACGCCGCCGGACTCGCACGCCGACTACGCCATCCGGGTCGCCCGCGCCGGCAAGCCCGTCTACGTCGAGAAGCCGATGGCCCGCACCGCCGCCGAGTGCCGGGCGATGATCGACGCGTCCGCCTCCGCCCACGCGCCCTTGTTCGTCGCGTACTACCGCCGCGCCATGCCGCGCTTCGTGCAGGCCGCCGAGGTGGCGCACGCCGACCTGGGCGAGCTGCGGACCGTCACGGTGCGGCTGCGCCGCCCGGCCGCGCAGGACGCCGCCCTGCCCTGGCGGCTCGACCCGGCGGTCGCCGGCGGCGGGCTGTTCGTGGACCTGGCCTCGCACACGCTGGACTGGCTCGACCACGCCCTCGGGCCGCTGGGCGACGTGCACGGGGTGGCGACCCACCCGCTGGCCGGCCCCGGCTCGGCGGAGACGTCGGTGGCGGCGTCCTTCCGGATCGGCGACATCACCGGCACCGGGTCGTGGGATTTCGCCTCCGACGGCGTCGAGGACCTGATCGAGATCGGCGGCACGGCCGGGACGCTGCGCCTGTCGTCCTTCGGGACCGAGCCGCTGCAGCTCACGCGCGGCGCGACCACCACCACCATCGAGGCCCCCTACCCCGACGTGGTGCAGCAGCCGCTGATCCAGCAGATCGTCGACCACCTCACCGGACGCGGCTCCACCCCGGTCAGCACGGGCGCCACCGCCCTGCGCACCGCCACGGTCGTCGACACGGTCCTGGCCGGCTACCGCGCCGAGCACGGCATCCGCTTCGTCTGA
- a CDS encoding amino acid permease, with the protein MDLLRTKSVEQSIADTDEPEYQLKKSLSALDLTVFGVGVVIGAGIFTLTGRVAHTMTGPAIVLSFVLAAICCALAAMCYAEFAASVPVSGSAYTFSYASLGEFFAWIIGWDLILEMFLGASVVAQGWSAYLGVLLENFGIVIPPQIAYGGMIDLPAVVLVCVLGMLVAVGIKESMRVNMVLVGLKLFIVLFVIVAGLQFINPANYTPFVPEPQATETLTGWTQPLLQALGGAAPMAFGWGGVVAGASLVFFAYIGFDVVATTAEETKRPQRDLPIGIIATLVICTVLYCAVALVVTGMVSYRDLDPAAALANAFVFHGQGWMATLISAGAVAGLTTVVLTLLVGATRIIFAMSRDNLLPMSLAKVHPTHRTPARITAIVTVVCALIAGLTPVGMLEEMVNIGTLSAFVLVSIGIPVLRHKRPDLPRTFKVPFSPVLPIVSALICLYLMLNLSVETWVRFLVWLAIGLLIYFVWSGHHSRVQTGTELPHDLKKALDENH; encoded by the coding sequence ATGGACCTGCTGCGAACCAAGAGCGTCGAGCAATCGATCGCCGACACCGACGAGCCGGAGTACCAGCTCAAGAAGTCCCTCAGCGCGCTCGACCTGACGGTGTTCGGCGTCGGCGTCGTCATCGGCGCCGGCATCTTCACCCTCACAGGCCGCGTCGCGCACACGATGACCGGTCCCGCCATCGTGCTCAGCTTCGTGCTGGCGGCCATCTGCTGCGCCCTCGCGGCGATGTGTTACGCCGAGTTCGCGGCGTCCGTGCCGGTGTCCGGGTCGGCCTACACGTTCAGCTACGCCTCGCTGGGCGAGTTCTTCGCGTGGATCATCGGCTGGGATCTGATCCTGGAGATGTTCCTCGGCGCCTCGGTCGTCGCGCAGGGCTGGAGCGCCTACCTCGGCGTCCTGCTGGAGAACTTCGGGATCGTGATCCCGCCCCAGATCGCCTACGGCGGCATGATCGACCTTCCGGCCGTGGTGCTGGTGTGCGTGCTGGGGATGCTGGTCGCGGTCGGCATCAAGGAGTCCATGCGCGTCAACATGGTGCTGGTCGGCCTGAAGCTGTTCATCGTCCTGTTCGTCATCGTCGCCGGCCTGCAGTTCATCAACCCGGCCAACTACACCCCGTTCGTCCCCGAGCCGCAGGCCACCGAGACGCTCACCGGCTGGACGCAGCCGCTGCTGCAGGCGCTCGGCGGCGCCGCGCCGATGGCGTTCGGCTGGGGCGGCGTGGTCGCCGGGGCGTCCCTGGTGTTCTTCGCCTACATCGGCTTCGACGTGGTCGCCACCACGGCGGAGGAGACCAAGCGCCCGCAGCGGGACCTGCCGATCGGCATCATCGCGACCCTGGTGATCTGCACCGTCCTGTATTGCGCGGTCGCGCTGGTGGTGACCGGCATGGTGTCCTACCGCGACCTCGACCCGGCCGCCGCGCTGGCGAACGCCTTCGTGTTCCACGGGCAGGGCTGGATGGCCACGCTGATCTCAGCGGGCGCCGTCGCCGGCCTCACCACCGTGGTGCTGACGCTGCTGGTGGGCGCCACCCGGATCATCTTCGCCATGTCGCGGGACAACCTGCTGCCGATGAGCCTGGCCAAGGTGCACCCCACGCACCGGACGCCGGCCCGCATCACCGCGATCGTCACGGTGGTGTGCGCGCTCATCGCGGGCCTCACCCCGGTCGGCATGCTCGAGGAGATGGTGAACATCGGCACGCTGAGCGCCTTCGTGCTCGTGTCGATCGGCATCCCGGTGCTGCGGCACAAGCGCCCCGACCTGCCGCGGACGTTCAAGGTGCCGTTCTCGCCGGTGCTGCCGATCGTGTCGGCGCTGATCTGCCTCTACCTGATGCTGAACCTGTCGGTGGAGACGTGGGTGCGCTTCCTGGTGTGGCTGGCGATCGGGCTGCTCATCTACTTCGTCTGGTCCGGTCACCACTCCCGCGTCCAGACCGGCACCGAGCTCCCCCACGACCTCAAGAAGGCGCTCGACGAGAACCACTGA
- the typA gene encoding translational GTPase TypA: MPIRADLRNVAIIAHVDHGKTTLVDAMLWQSGAFRENQDVENRVMDSMDLEREKGITILAKNTAVEHTMTDGRKVTVNIIDTPGHADFGGEVERGLEMVDGVVLLVDASEGPLPQTRFVLRKALAKKLPIIVVINKVDRSDARISEVVDEVYALFMDLVDDDQADLLDFPIVFAAAKAGRASRTQPADGEMPDAEDLEALFEVIMETIPAPTYTEGAPLQAHVTNLDSSPYLGRLALCRVIEGEIRRGQQVAWIRRDGSVQNVKLSELLMTNALERVPAESAGPGDIVAIAGIPDINIGETLSDPADPKPLPLIHVDEPSISMTIGINTSPLAGRVGKKLTARLVKARLDQELIGNVSIKVNNTDRPDTWEVQGRGELQLAVLVEMMRREGFELTVGKPEVLLREIDGKTQEPVERLTVDVPEEHLGTVTQLMGTRKGRMEQMINHGTGWVRLEFVVPARGLIGFRTEFLTETRGTGIMNHVFEGYEPWAGEIKTRTTGSLVADRQGTVTAYALFNLQERGTMFVSPTQDVYEGMIVGENSRPDDMDVNPTKEKKLTNVRSSTGEELERLVPARAHSLEQALEFCRADECLEVTPAAVRMRKTVLPAHERAKVRNRAKKD, translated from the coding sequence ATGCCCATTCGCGCCGACCTGCGCAACGTCGCCATCATCGCCCACGTCGATCACGGCAAGACCACGCTGGTGGACGCCATGCTGTGGCAGTCCGGCGCCTTCCGCGAGAACCAGGACGTGGAGAACCGCGTCATGGACTCGATGGACCTCGAGCGCGAGAAGGGCATCACGATCCTCGCGAAGAACACCGCGGTGGAGCACACCATGACCGACGGGCGGAAGGTGACGGTCAACATCATCGACACCCCCGGCCACGCCGACTTCGGCGGCGAGGTCGAGCGCGGCCTGGAGATGGTCGACGGCGTCGTCCTGCTGGTGGACGCCTCGGAGGGCCCCCTGCCCCAGACCCGCTTCGTGCTGCGCAAGGCGCTGGCCAAGAAGCTGCCGATCATCGTGGTCATCAACAAGGTCGACCGGTCGGACGCCCGCATCAGCGAGGTCGTCGACGAGGTCTACGCCCTGTTCATGGACCTGGTCGACGACGACCAGGCCGACCTGCTGGACTTCCCGATCGTGTTCGCCGCCGCCAAGGCCGGGCGTGCGTCCCGGACCCAGCCGGCCGACGGCGAGATGCCCGACGCCGAGGACCTGGAGGCGCTGTTCGAGGTCATCATGGAGACGATCCCGGCCCCGACCTACACCGAGGGCGCGCCGCTGCAGGCGCACGTCACCAACCTCGATTCCTCCCCCTACCTCGGCCGGCTCGCGCTGTGCCGCGTCATCGAGGGCGAGATCCGGCGCGGCCAGCAGGTCGCGTGGATCCGCCGCGACGGCTCGGTCCAGAACGTCAAGCTGTCCGAACTGCTGATGACCAACGCCCTGGAGCGGGTCCCGGCCGAGTCCGCGGGCCCCGGCGACATCGTCGCGATCGCGGGCATCCCCGACATCAACATCGGCGAGACGCTGTCGGACCCGGCCGACCCGAAGCCGCTGCCGCTGATCCACGTGGACGAGCCGTCCATCTCGATGACGATCGGCATCAACACCTCCCCGCTGGCGGGCCGGGTGGGCAAGAAGCTCACCGCCCGCTTGGTGAAGGCCCGCCTGGACCAGGAACTCATCGGCAACGTGTCGATCAAGGTGAACAACACCGACCGTCCCGACACCTGGGAGGTGCAGGGCCGCGGCGAGCTGCAGCTGGCCGTGCTGGTCGAGATGATGCGCCGCGAGGGCTTCGAGCTGACCGTCGGCAAGCCGGAGGTTCTGCTGCGCGAGATCGACGGCAAGACCCAGGAGCCGGTCGAGCGGCTCACCGTGGACGTCCCCGAGGAGCACCTGGGCACCGTCACGCAGCTCATGGGCACCCGCAAGGGCCGCATGGAGCAGATGATCAACCACGGCACCGGCTGGGTGCGGCTGGAGTTCGTCGTGCCCGCGCGCGGCCTGATCGGCTTCCGCACCGAGTTCCTGACCGAGACCCGCGGCACCGGCATCATGAACCACGTCTTCGAGGGCTACGAGCCCTGGGCCGGCGAGATCAAGACCCGCACCACCGGCTCGCTGGTCGCCGACCGCCAGGGCACGGTCACGGCGTACGCCCTGTTCAACCTGCAGGAGCGCGGCACGATGTTCGTCTCCCCCACCCAGGACGTGTACGAGGGCATGATCGTCGGCGAGAACTCCCGCCCCGACGACATGGACGTCAACCCCACCAAGGAGAAGAAGCTCACCAACGTGCGCTCCTCCACCGGCGAGGAGCTGGAGCGGCTCGTCCCGGCGCGCGCCCACTCCCTGGAGCAGGCGCTGGAGTTCTGCCGCGCCGACGAGTGCCTCGAGGTGACGCCCGCGGCCGTCCGGATGCGCAAGACGGTGCTGCCCGCGCACGAGCGCGCCAAGGTGCGCAACCGCGCCAAGAAGGACTGA
- a CDS encoding PIG-L family deacetylase produces MRLVEDAMERARRGLRPIVAVMLCLFMVTFGAIIAPTADAADECVGGALLFSAHPDDDLIFMSPDLLHDVRGSSCVRTVYVTAGDAALGETYWSGREAGVEAAYATMLGVPNVWVPTVRQVAGRTLVSRALQGTPRIELTFLRLPDGLDGKGSPVTGGVSIQELFTGAASTIRSVDGKNSYTLDALVTTMKSLIATARPAVIRTHGNTGIIAPYDDHFATASLVQRAALAEDAIERVIGYRGYEVLEAPENVAGADLQAKRAALAAYGAHDPEFCAGTCPNPTAEQWIRRQVGLSYLPEAPVRRWWNGQAKDWIDVADHVSQPSPSQLRDAGMELNDAAPFYVPMRSGSGRVAINRWWSAGDGDWVDALDDPAINANMTRFGYVGKAFQYYVYTAAGSGRVALNRWFHAGDRDWLTLPANVFTDAQLTSWGYTSKAVLGYVRISPTPTPTPTPTPTPTATPTPTPTPTPTPTPTATPTPTATPTPTPTATPTPTATPTPTATPTPTATPTPTATPTPTATPTPTPTPTPTGPAITPGAQSAPTVVRRWLQARDGDWVTVPDHGSQPDSAQLTASGHISGSAPQYGAYLIATPGAGMVRINRWWHEGDRDWVDVRDDLTTDESMERFGYSDKVFQFYIYSGPGTGRVGVHRWFNADDTDWITLRDGEIADAQLRSWGYSEKTLLGYGTATIGVGQGYYKSTGQKTDILPRQSQNGAYPHTLSAVDVNPQLDPAINQGRRYLAYSGYNLCSGVRLARADSLDAASWTVDPVKAAFPNGEPCRWASAVRDGDRVALVVNENWDVNITGQVSVDGLNGTRFTPAVDLVYEPGFRNGNPTLFRDPHTGTFHLYWYRVNRGVFEIRTKSAATFEGLGANPRDIGTLIAYSPEITAAPSMFRLGNTYYLTVETYERGAYRSRALTGAKPDGVFYEVPENPIYGVGDACVFQHPEGATLNNPLCHQSDSTDDDTWGQNYRAGDMAGR; encoded by the coding sequence ATGAGACTCGTCGAAGACGCGATGGAACGCGCCCGCAGGGGCCTACGACCCATCGTGGCAGTAATGCTTTGCCTGTTCATGGTCACGTTCGGTGCCATCATCGCCCCCACGGCGGACGCTGCCGATGAGTGTGTCGGGGGTGCGTTGCTCTTCAGCGCGCATCCGGACGACGATCTCATCTTCATGAGTCCCGACCTGTTGCACGACGTCCGGGGATCGTCGTGCGTGAGGACGGTGTACGTCACCGCGGGCGATGCCGCGCTCGGCGAGACCTACTGGTCCGGCCGCGAGGCGGGCGTCGAGGCCGCCTATGCGACGATGCTCGGCGTCCCGAACGTCTGGGTGCCCACCGTGCGCCAGGTGGCCGGCCGCACGCTGGTCTCGCGCGCGCTGCAGGGGACCCCCCGGATCGAGTTGACGTTCCTCCGCCTCCCCGACGGCCTGGACGGGAAGGGGTCCCCCGTCACGGGAGGGGTCAGCATCCAGGAGCTGTTCACCGGCGCGGCATCGACCATCAGGTCGGTGGACGGGAAGAACAGTTACACCCTCGACGCGCTGGTGACCACGATGAAGTCGCTCATCGCGACCGCTCGTCCCGCCGTCATCCGGACTCACGGCAACACCGGCATCATCGCCCCCTACGACGACCACTTCGCCACCGCGTCCCTCGTGCAGCGGGCCGCGCTCGCCGAGGACGCGATCGAGCGTGTCATCGGTTACCGCGGGTACGAGGTGCTGGAGGCACCGGAGAACGTCGCCGGGGCCGACCTCCAGGCCAAGCGCGCCGCGCTGGCCGCCTATGGGGCGCACGATCCCGAGTTCTGTGCGGGCACGTGTCCGAACCCCACCGCCGAGCAGTGGATCCGACGCCAGGTCGGTCTGTCCTATCTTCCGGAGGCGCCGGTGCGGCGCTGGTGGAACGGGCAGGCGAAGGACTGGATCGACGTGGCTGATCACGTCTCGCAGCCCTCGCCGTCCCAGTTGCGTGACGCCGGGATGGAGTTGAACGATGCGGCGCCCTTCTACGTCCCGATGCGGAGCGGCTCGGGCAGGGTCGCGATCAACCGGTGGTGGAGCGCTGGGGACGGCGACTGGGTCGACGCCCTGGACGACCCGGCGATCAACGCCAACATGACCCGTTTCGGCTACGTGGGCAAGGCGTTCCAGTACTACGTGTACACCGCCGCCGGCTCGGGCCGCGTGGCCCTGAACCGCTGGTTCCACGCCGGGGATCGTGACTGGCTGACGCTGCCGGCGAACGTGTTCACGGACGCACAGCTGACGTCCTGGGGATACACCTCCAAGGCGGTCCTGGGTTACGTGCGGATCTCGCCGACGCCCACCCCCACGCCCACGCCCACGCCGACGCCGACCGCGACGCCCACGCCGACGCCGACACCGACCCCGACCCCGACGCCGACCGCGACGCCGACGCCTACCGCGACGCCGACGCCCACGCCGACCGCGACGCCGACGCCGACCGCGACGCCCACGCCGACCGCGACGCCCACGCCGACCGCGACGCCCACGCCGACCGCGACGCCCACGCCGACCGCGACGCCCACGCCCACCCCGACCCCGACGCCCACCGGCCCGGCGATCACGCCAGGAGCTCAGAGTGCCCCGACCGTCGTGCGGCGGTGGCTCCAGGCCAGGGACGGAGACTGGGTCACGGTTCCCGACCACGGGTCCCAGCCGGACTCCGCGCAACTGACAGCGTCCGGGCACATCAGCGGATCGGCGCCCCAGTACGGCGCCTACCTCATCGCGACACCCGGGGCGGGGATGGTCCGCATCAACCGGTGGTGGCACGAGGGTGACCGGGACTGGGTCGACGTGCGCGACGATCTCACCACCGACGAGTCCATGGAACGGTTCGGGTACTCGGACAAGGTCTTCCAGTTCTACATCTACTCGGGGCCGGGGACCGGACGTGTCGGCGTCCACCGCTGGTTCAACGCCGACGACACCGACTGGATCACCCTGCGCGACGGAGAGATCGCCGACGCCCAGCTGCGCTCGTGGGGCTACAGCGAGAAGACCCTTCTGGGCTACGGAACGGCCACGATCGGCGTCGGACAGGGGTACTACAAGTCCACCGGGCAGAAGACCGACATCCTGCCGCGCCAGTCGCAGAACGGGGCGTACCCCCACACCCTCAGCGCGGTGGACGTGAACCCTCAGCTGGATCCGGCCATCAACCAGGGACGTCGCTATCTCGCGTACTCGGGCTACAACCTGTGCTCGGGCGTCCGGCTCGCCCGGGCGGATTCGCTCGACGCGGCCTCCTGGACCGTGGACCCCGTCAAGGCGGCCTTCCCCAACGGGGAACCGTGCCGGTGGGCGTCCGCGGTGCGTGACGGGGACCGGGTGGCGCTCGTCGTCAACGAGAACTGGGATGTGAACATCACGGGGCAGGTCTCCGTCGACGGCCTCAACGGCACCCGGTTCACCCCGGCGGTGGATCTCGTGTACGAGCCCGGCTTCCGCAACGGCAACCCGACCTTGTTCCGGGACCCGCACACGGGCACCTTCCACCTCTACTGGTACCGGGTGAACCGCGGAGTGTTCGAGATCAGGACCAAGTCCGCGGCGACCTTCGAGGGCCTGGGGGCGAACCCGCGCGACATCGGAACGCTCATCGCGTACTCGCCCGAGATCACCGCTGCGCCGTCCATGTTCCGGCTGGGCAACACCTACTACCTCACGGTGGAGACGTACGAGCGGGGTGCCTACCGGTCGCGTGCTCTCACGGGAGCCAAGCCCGACGGCGTGTTCTACGAGGTGCCGGAGAACCCCATCTACGGGGTCGGCGACGCGTGTGTCTTCCAGCACCCCGAAGGCGCCACCTTGAACAACCCCCTGTGTCACCAGTCCGACTCCACCGACGACGACACGTGGGGCCAGAACTACCGCGCCGGTGACATGGCAGGTCGCTAG